From Cannabis sativa cultivar Pink pepper isolate KNU-18-1 chromosome 8, ASM2916894v1, whole genome shotgun sequence, a single genomic window includes:
- the LOC115699683 gene encoding probable inactive ATP-dependent zinc metalloprotease FTSHI 3, chloroplastic: MACFSISCSNGLFITHNKLEFCGGKTKPLRGCERFCYTSFPYSYKGFHKFNKSQVGLLWNGNFSSLINDKGRVAPFGFCSCCKLHHGLPCKDEIKSMRSGNNGDKQSYLGKKEKGKMRRRFSLRLRPRLRLLTIRMKRVSIETMLNDVKTYVRKNIRRVLLSGSVSVALGMCYLFLKLTALPSPKVVPYSDLIANLQNGSVTKVLIEEGSRRIYYNTNLQSEEAGTQKSNGEAMPISLPNEDEASKVESDIGTRSVTPQSFNILKKSSKARASIPEWQYGTRKVDHDEKFLLSLMRDKGTSYSSAPQSLLMSMRSILITVLTLWIPLIPLMWLLYRQLSAANSPAKKRQRDTEVVGFDDVEGVDSAKVELMEIVSCLQGAINYQKLGAKLPRGVLLVGPPGTGKTLLARAVAGEAGVPFFTVSASEFVEMFVGRGAARIRDLFLVARKSSPSIIFIDELDAVGGKRGRSFNDERDQTLNQLLTEMDGFESDMKVVVIAATNRPEALDPALCRPGRFSRKVYVGEPDEEGRRKILAVHLRYVPLEEDMNLICDLVASLTPGFVGADLANIVNEAALLAARRGGEIVTRDDIMEAIERAKFGINDKQLRPSTIGKELGKLFPWMPSLARKSDTRTEGFQDPLGYQTLS; the protein is encoded by the exons ATGGCTTGTTTTTCTATTTCTTGCAGTAATGGGTTATTTATTACCCACAACAAGTTGGAATTTTGTGGTGGAAAAACCAAGCCTTTGAGGGGATGTGAACGTTTTTGTTATACTTCTTTTCCCTACAGTTATAAGGGATttcataaatttaataaatctcaAGTTGGGTTGCTTTGGAATGGTAATTTTAGTTCATTGATTAATGATAAGGGTAGAGTTGCGCCATTTGGGTTCTGTAGCTGTTGTAAATTGCATCATGGGTTGCCTTGTAAAGATGAGATTAAGTCAATGAGGAGTGGAAACAATGGAGATAAACAATCCTATTTAGGGAAAAAGGAAAAGGGCAAAATGAGAAGGAGATTTTCATTGAGATTACGTCCGAGATTGCGGTTATTGACTATTAGAATGAAGAGAGTTTCAATTGAGACAATGTTGAATGATGTCAAGACTTATGTGCGAAAGAATATAAGAAGAGTATTGCTATCTGGCTCTGTTTCAGTTGCATTGGGGATGTGCTATTTGTTTTTGAAACTAACAGCATTGCCATCTCCAAAAGTAGTTCCATATTCAGACTTGATAGCGAACCTTCAAAACGGGTCTGTTACAAAGGTTCTGATTGAAGAGGGGTCTCGCCGTATATATTACAATACAAACTTGCAGAGTGAAGAAGCAGGTACTCAAAAGTCCAATGGAGAAGCAATGCCAATAAGTTTGCCAAATGAAGATGAGGCCAGTAAGGTTGAGAGTGATATTGGTACAAGATCTGTCACACCACAAAGTTTCAATATATTGAAGAAATCCTCAAAGGCTCGGGCTTCAATCCCTGAGTGGCAGTATGGCACAAGAAAAGTAGACCATGATGAAAAGTTTCTTCTTAGCTTGATGCGAGACAAGGGAACTAGTTATAGCTCAGCCCCTCAATCATTATTGATGTCAATGAGGAGTATTTTGATAACTGTTCTAACTCTATGGATTCCTTTGATTCCTTTGATGTGGCTCCTTTATCGGCAACTTTCTGCTGCTAACAGCCCTGCCAAAAAGAGGCAACGCGATACCGAGGTAGTTGGTTTTGATGATGTTGAAGGTGTTGATTCTGCTAAAGTGGAGCTCATGGAG ATAGTTTCATGCTTACAAGGTGCTATAAACTACCAAAAGCTTGGAGCAAAATTACCCAGAGGTGTTTTACTGGTGGGTCCTCCAGGAACAGGGAAAACGTTACTTGCCCGTGCAGTGGCTGGAGAGGCAGGTGTACCATTTTTCACTGTTTCTGCTAGTGAATTTGTGGAGATGTTTGTTGGAAGAGGGGCAGCACGCATTAGAGACCTTTTCCTTGTGGCAAGGAAATCTTCCCCTTCAATTATTTTCATTGATGAACTTGACGCGGTTGGAGGAAAGCGTGGTAGAAGTTTCAATGATGAGCGAGACCAAACACTGAATCAG TTGCTGACAGAAATGGATGGATTTGAGTCAGACATGAAGGTAGTTGTTATCGCAGCGACCAATAGGCCAGAAGCATTGGATCCAGCCCTTTGCCGGCCAGGCCGATTTTCGAGAAAAGTATATGTAGGAGAACCGGATGAAGAAGGAAGGAGAAAGATCTTGGCTGTCCATTTGAGATATGTTCCTCTAGAGGAAGATATGAATCTAATATGTGACTTGGTTGCTTCCCTTACCCCAGGTTTTGTAGGTGCCGATCTTGCAAATATTGTCAACGAAGCTGCTTTACTCGCTGCTCGCAGAg GTGGTGAAATTGTTACAAGAGATGATATAATGGAAGCAATTGAAAGAGCAAAGTTTGGAATTAATGATAAACAGCTGAGGCCTTCTACAATAGGGAAGGAGCTGGGTAAACTgtttccatggatgccatctttGGCAAGAAAGAGTGACACCAGAACAGAAGGGTTTCAAGATCCATTAGGATATCAGACTTTAAGCTGA